One segment of Pyrococcus sp. ST04 DNA contains the following:
- the psmA gene encoding archaeal proteasome endopeptidase complex subunit alpha: MAFVPPQAGYDRAITVFSPDGRLFQVNYAREAVKRGATAVGVKCNEGVVLAVEKRITSRLIEPESYEKIFQIDDHIAAASSGIIADARVLVNRARLEAQIHRLTYGEPAPLAVIVKKICDLKQMHTQYGGVRPFGAALLMAGVNDKPELYETDPSGAFFAWKAVAIGSGRNTAMAIFEEKYREDMTLEDSIKLAILALVKTMENPSPDSIEVAVITVKDKKFRKLTKEEIEKYLEEVMKEAEKEEEIKEKEEDYSELDSHY, from the coding sequence ATGGCGTTTGTCCCACCTCAAGCAGGGTACGATAGGGCTATTACTGTATTCAGTCCTGACGGGAGGTTATTCCAAGTAAACTATGCAAGAGAAGCAGTGAAGAGAGGAGCTACGGCTGTAGGAGTTAAGTGTAATGAAGGTGTTGTTCTAGCTGTAGAGAAGAGGATAACGAGTAGGCTTATAGAGCCGGAGAGTTATGAAAAGATATTCCAGATTGATGATCACATAGCTGCAGCCTCAAGTGGTATAATAGCTGATGCAAGAGTTCTCGTGAATAGGGCGAGGCTTGAAGCTCAAATCCACAGGCTGACTTATGGGGAACCTGCTCCATTGGCTGTCATCGTTAAGAAGATATGTGACCTCAAGCAGATGCACACCCAATATGGTGGGGTTAGGCCCTTTGGTGCTGCATTGTTAATGGCAGGTGTTAATGACAAGCCCGAACTCTATGAAACCGATCCAAGTGGGGCGTTCTTTGCATGGAAGGCGGTGGCCATAGGTAGTGGTAGGAACACTGCAATGGCAATATTTGAGGAAAAATACAGAGAAGATATGACGCTGGAAGACTCAATAAAGCTTGCGATCTTGGCATTGGTAAAGACCATGGAGAATCCAAGTCCAGATAGTATTGAAGTTGCTGTCATAACTGTCAAGGATAAGAAATTTAGAAAGCTTACAAAAGAAGAAATTGAAAAGTATCTTGAGGAAGTTATGAAGGAGGCGGAGAAAGAGGAGGAAATAAAGGAGAAGGAAGAAGACTACTCTGAACTTGATAGCCATTACTAA
- a CDS encoding ACT domain-containing protein, whose translation MWGRIEHHFDEYPVRKLIAKTLLRYGLKVSEDMKIKAGDIEVPYTKIAKALNVDRRVVKETVAMILKTPELREIYMNLEPTVHMKYVGKHVGYGVIEIEPEPRAIGILAKVAQKISDRGINIVQAIAEDPELYPEATLTIITEKPIPGDLINELSKLEGVKRISIY comes from the coding sequence ATGTGGGGAAGGATTGAACATCATTTCGATGAGTACCCGGTCAGGAAACTCATCGCCAAAACATTACTGAGGTATGGTTTAAAAGTTTCAGAAGATATGAAGATTAAGGCAGGGGACATAGAAGTTCCATACACAAAGATAGCAAAGGCCCTTAATGTTGATAGGAGAGTTGTGAAAGAAACAGTAGCAATGATACTAAAGACTCCAGAGCTCAGGGAGATATACATGAATCTGGAGCCTACTGTTCACATGAAGTATGTTGGGAAGCATGTTGGGTATGGGGTTATTGAGATAGAACCCGAGCCTAGAGCAATAGGAATTCTTGCAAAAGTTGCCCAGAAGATTTCAGATAGGGGAATAAATATAGTTCAAGCAATAGCAGAAGACCCAGAACTATATCCAGAAGCTACACTAACAATAATAACTGAAAAACCTATCCCAGGAGACTTAATTAACGAGCTTTCAAAGCTTGAGGGTGTGAAGAGGATATCCATCTACTAA